The following DNA comes from Bactrocera neohumeralis isolate Rockhampton unplaced genomic scaffold, APGP_CSIRO_Bneo_wtdbg2-racon-allhic-juicebox.fasta_v2 cluster11, whole genome shotgun sequence.
CACGGCACCAATTCAGATATtaccaaataattaaatatcaagAATCGAGAAACCGCGTTAAGAACGTTTATAACTGGTTTAAATTACCCCCTAAACCAAATAATACACCTAATTCTGTTTTTACACGAATTATTTTTACACGAATTTGAAATAACACGagtaaatacgaaaaaatatttctatttttacacgacataatttgaaataacacgaatacaaaaaaaacaaaattactttttttacatgaattattGGATTTaacacgtttttttttcaatgaatttttttctacttaaaataATTCTGGTGTGTATTCTGAGTTATGTCTATGTATGCGTAATTTCTGTTTAATTTCTGTGTAATTTCTGGAAATGCGGGATTCCccgaattattgaaaaagtaaaaacgtACATAATGTATTGTACACACAATTTAGTTCCTATTTGACAATTATAATTGAAAGATCGTTagtttttgctgatttttaaCAAGTGCTAAGTAAAATAAAGTAGAAGCTCATATAATTTTGGTAGACCAATAACAGGttagtttcaaatatttaattttagatttttgcatttttgattaataaaatatattttggtagCCATACCCATGTTACATAATTCTCCTGCATTAAAAATGAGGAAAGCGATCAGCTTAGataccaaaatcaaaattttagatcaaCTTGCAACGGGACAAGGCGCAACGGTTGTGGGAAATAATTTCGGAATCCATGAAGCTACTGtaagaacaattaaaaaaaaatgaaacggcAATTAGAGCATCAGTATGTTCTGGAACAAAATTAAGTGCAAAGTCATCATCGTATGTAAGGGATGTTGTTAAAGAGAAAATGGAAAAAGCTTTGGTAATCTGGATAGAAGACAAATCCCAAAAGAGAATACCAGTAGACGGACTTGCTATCAAGCAGACAGCATTAAGAATCTATAAACGTATGCAGGAAATTGATCCAGATACATCATCTCAGTCAAAACAACATGCATTTTCCGCAAGTACTGGTTGGATGACTGGTTTTTTAAAAAGACACGCTCTccacaatataaaaattaagggaGAAACTGCATCCGCTGATGAATTGGCTGCTAAAGAATTTCCcgacaaactaaaaaaaattattgaaggtGGAGAATATACTCCAGACCAAGTTTGGAATTTAGATGAAAGCGGCCTTTTTTGGAAGAGAATGCCTAGAAGAACTTATGTAGCAAAATCGCAGAAAACAGCCGGTGGTTTCAAAGTAGCAAAGGACCGTATTACGTTGTTGTTTTGTTCCAATGCTTCAGGAGAACGTATTCTTAAGCCACTCCTAGTACATCGTGCCTTAAGACCACGTTCCATGAAAAGTGTAGATTTCAATAAATTGCCTGTACACTGGATGGCGAACAAAAAGGCTTGGGTAACCAGTGCAATTTTCACAGAGTGGTTTCAGAAGCACTTCATCCCAGAAGTTAGGCGCTACATGAAAGAAAAATGTCTCGAATTTAAAGTTCTTTTGATTCTAGACAATGCACCAGGCCATCCAGTTTTGGAGCACCCAAAcgtacaattttgttttttgccgcCTAATACCACTTCCCTTATACAGCCACTAGACCAGGGGATAATTGCTACGTTTAAAACGTATTACATAAGAAGTTCATTTCATTATGTTGTAGAAAAACTTGATAATTATGAGGAATCATCAGTCATAGatgaatggaaaaaattttctataatggACTGCATTAATCAAGTCAAGATCGCGTTAGATTTATTAAAGCCATCAACTTTGAACTCgtgttggaaaaatatttggcCAGAAtgcgtaaaatgcaaagatccTGTTATCGATAATAACGCTGAACTTGCTGATATAATAACAATGGCCAATGCAATCGGTGGGGATGGATTCGATGACCTATCGTTAGCAGATGTAGAAGAATTGTTGGTAGATGAAAGCTTGAGCGAAAATGAAATTATCGAATTCACCCTTCAGACTCGTTATGATAAAGAACATAGTGACAGTGACGAAAGAgatcgtccaattttgaaaGCATCTCTAATTAAAGAAGGTCTTGATCTCGCTACAAAATTAGGTAGTAATTTTGAACAACATGATCATGACGAGGAACGAGCTGCCAAATTTCAACGTGAACTGAAATCATTAATGGCATCTTACAGGGAAGTTTATAATGGGTTAACGCGAAATAAAACTCAATCTAAGATAACTGATTTCGTTCAAAAATCTACTGATGTCCCAACACAGTCGGCTAGAAATGATAATGATCAACAAAATCATTCCAGTGATGGCAGTGATATTGTAGTCTTTCGCAAACGTTTACGTTTATTATCAGACAgtgacaataaataaaattgtttaatgtttaaatttttcttatggtTGTACTTtatcttatttaagttttttggcAATGAAtttctgatattattttttttatgaaatctaaattttaatttattttattataatttagtttatttaataaattaaaacgaaaataaattcttaaaataactacaatattttttttatattatttagtctaattttaacttattttttgagGTCTAGAACCAAtctattatttttgtacttgGCCAGTATCTTTTTttacacgatttttttttacacgaaTTTCTCGGGAACCATTCTATCGTGTAAAAACAGAATTAGGTGTATTTACATTAACACCTACCAATTTGCCAAATGCTCTTGCTAAAGCACAAGAACTTCATTCAAATCAAATATGATCACAATTTGCTTtgcaatttactaaaaacaacCTCGAAATTGGTTCACGAAACCATCCTCAAGTTAACCGAAGATAACCGAATTTTCAGAATAACTGAAGGTACCCTCAAACGGataataattcataccaaatgtATTCCAATCACCCAGAACCTGTGGAAGTGGATCAATCAAtccaattaataaataaaca
Coding sequences within:
- the LOC126765925 gene encoding tigger transposable element-derived protein 1-like, which translates into the protein MEKALVIWIEDKSQKRIPVDGLAIKQTALRIYKRMQEIDPDTSSQSKQHAFSASTGWMTGFLKRHALHNIKIKGETASADELAAKEFPDKLKKIIEGGEYTPDQVWNLDESGLFWKRMPRRTYVAKSQKTAGGFKVAKDRITLLFCSNASGERILKPLLVHRALRPRSMKSVDFNKLPVHWMANKKAWVTSAIFTEWFQKHFIPEVRRYMKEKCLEFKVLLILDNAPGHPVLEHPNVQFCFLPPNTTSLIQPLDQGIIATFKTYYIRSSFHYVVEKLDNYEESSVIDEWKKFSIMDCINQVKIALDLLKPSTLNSCWKNIWPECVKCKDPVIDNNAELADIITMANAIGGDGFDDLSLADVEELLVDESLSENEIIEFTLQTRYDKEHSDSDERDRPILKASLIKEGLDLATKLGSNFEQHDHDEERAAKFQRELKSLMASYREVYNGLTRNKTQSKITDFVQKSTDVPTQSARNDNDQQNHSSDGSDIVVFRKRLRLLSDSDNK